TACATCGAGGCCAACCAGCGCCTGGCGGTCGAGCGCGCGGTATTCAAAATTTATCCGCAGGCGCAAACGCGCGTCGGCGTGGTGCTCGGCGCCAACGGCCTGCGGCCGGGCGAGACCGCAGCACGGGGCGAGATTCTGGCCCACGCCGTCTATGACCAGACCGGCAAATTACACGGTCTGGTCGCCGAGGCGGCGGCGCACGGTTACGCCGGCGTGATCCGCCTGCTGTACGGCTGGTCGCCCGCGTGCCAGTGCATCACCGGCATCAGCGTGCTGCAAAGCACCGAGACCCCGGGATTCGGCGACAAGATCGCCACCGACCCGGATTTCCTCGCCAACTTCCGCGCCCTCGACGTGCGCCTCAACCCCGAGGGCAGCGCCCTGCTGCACCCCGTGGTCACGGTCAAGCACGGCACCAAGACCGGGGCCTGGCAGGTGGACGCGATCTCGGGCGCCACCATCACCTCCAAGGCCGTGGGTCGCATGCTCAATCAAAGCGCGCAGGCGCTGCTGCCGGGCGTGGCGCGCGATCTCGATAAAATCCGGAGCAAACCATAATGGCCAACGCCCCGAAACCGGCGCCGGTGACCCTGGATACCTTCCTGGAAGGCATCTGGCGGGAGAATCCGATCTTCGTGATGATGCTCGGCATGTGCCCGACGCTGGCGGTGAGCAATTCGGTGATCAACGCCGTCGCCATGGGGATCGCCACCGCTCTGGTGCTGGTGGCCGCCGCGGCCTTTGCCTCCGTAACGCGCAAGCTGATCCCGCACCAGGTGCGGCTGGTCACCTATGTCGTCGTCATCGCCACCTTCGTGACCATCATGGACTACGTGATCCACGCCATCAGTCTCGATCTTTACAACGCCCTCGGCGCCTTCATCCAGCTGATCGTGGTCAACACGCTCATCCTCGGGCGCGTCGAGGGCCATGCCTCCAAGCGGCCGCTGCTGCCGGCCGTGGTCAACGCCACGGGCGTGGGCGTGGGCTTCGTGCTCGGACTGTTCTGCCTGGGGGCGGTGCGCGAGCTGCTCGGCAACGGGAGCTTCGCCGGATGGCCGGTCTTCGGACCGGACTTTCAGCCGTGGCTGGTGATGATGCTGCCGCCGGGCGGATTCTTCGTGCTCGGTGCCTGGCTGCTGCTGCTCAACGGGATCAAGGCGCGCGGCGCGCGCCGTGTCGCCGAAAAGGAGGCCACCGATGGGATCGGATGAATCGCTGTGGACCATTTTCATCAATGCCATGCTGGTCAACAATTTCGTCCTGAGCCTGTTTCTCGGCCTGTGTTCCTACCTGGGCGTGTCCGCCCGGTACAACACCGCGTTGCCGATGGGCATCGCGGTCACGTTCGTGATGGTGGTGGGATCGCTGTGCGCCTACGCCCTCAACCTGATACTGATCTATTTCGATCTCGAGTTCCTGCGGCTCATCAGTTACATCGTGGTCATCGCCTCCACGGTGCAGCTGGTCGAGATGGTGATGAAGAAGTACGTCCCGGCGGTGTTCCGCGCGCTCGGGATTTATCTGCCGCTGATCGCCACCAACTGCGTGGTGCTGGCACCGCCGCTGTTCCAGACCGCGCGCGGCTACGACCTGGTGCAATCGCTGGTCTTCAGCTTCGGGGCGGGTTGCGGTTACATCCTGGCGATCGTGCTGCTGGCGGGCCTGCGCGAACGGCTGCAGCTCGCGAATGTGCCCGCCCTGGCCCAGGGCGGCGCCCTGACCGTGATACTGGCCGGCTTCCTGTCGCTCGCGTTCATGGGCTTCGCCGGCCTGGGAGGATAAACCGATGCTGCTGCGCTACCTGATTCCCGTTGCCATCATTTTGGTGCTGCTGCTGGGATGGGTCCTGGTACAGCATCTCGCGCGTCGCTATGCGGCGCGCCACCCGGAATTCGGACCCGCGCGCGAGGAGGGTCTGGGCTGCGACGGGGGCTGCGGCTGCCAGGCCCGACACTGCGAACGCGAAAAACACCAGCACGTATCACGCCCGACAAGTTAACGCTGGAGGTATCGACACCAGGTTTCGCGCACGCGCAGGCTGCCGATGAAGCCGGCCACGACGCAGGCAAAAAAAATCAGAATGCCCAGCTGATACTGGGCGGCGGCGCCCTGCGACGTGCCCGCGCGGTCGAGCGTCCAGCCCACCAGCGGTTGCAGGATGCCGGTGCCGAGAAACACCCCGGTGTTGACCACGCTGGTGGCCATGCCGGACAGCGCGTGCGGGTTCACCTCCTTCACGCAGGCCCAGCTCAGGGTAAAGCTGCCCGCGCTCAGGCCCATGAGCAGGAACAGGGAATAGCTCGCCACCGGCGACATCGGCAGCGCTAACACCAGCGGCGGCCAGCACAGCAGATGCGCCAGCGCGGTCGCGATCAGCACCGGGCGCCGGCGACCGAGGCGGTCGGACACCAGGCCCACTGCAAACGCGCCGGCCGCGAAACCCGCGAGCATCAGGCTGGTGTGCTGCGTCGCCGCCACGCGTTGCATGCCGTATACATCCTGCAGAAACGGCACCGCCCACAGGCCGGCAAAGCCGATAAACGACCCGCCCATGCCGAGGTTCATCCAGAAGATCGGCCACGTGGCAGGATTCCGGAGTACCGTCAGCAGGCCCTCGAACCAATGGCCCTCGTGCGGCGGATGCGCCGCGTGGCCGTCCAGCTCGCGCAGGCTCGGCAGGCCGGCCTCGCCCGGGTGATCGCGCACGAACAGCCAGGTCAGCACGGCGAGCACGAAAGACACGCCGCCGAGGACAATGAACACGGTGCGCCAGGTCGTGAACTGCAGCGCCCAGGCCAGCGGCGCGGCCGCCAGCACCGAACCGACGTTGCCGAGCACCAGCGTCAGTCCGACCACGGTGCCGAAGTGGCGGTCATGGAACCAGGCCGCGTTGAGCTTGAGCAGCGCGATGAAGGCCACCGACACGCCGAGCCCGATCAGCATCCGGCCAAGGGAAGCCTCGGTCATCGTCGTGGCGTAGCCGAACAGCACGGAACCGATCGCGGCAATAACGCCGCCGAGCGTTACGATGCGGCGCGGCCCGAGGGTGTCGGCCAGGATCCCGGTCGGGATCTGCATGGCGGTGTACACGTAGAAGTAGGTCGCGGCCAGCCCGCCCAGCGCCGCGGCGCTGGCGCTGAAGGCCTGTTGCAGGTCGGAGGCAATGGCGGCCGGTGCGATGCGATGAAAAAACGCCAGCATGTAGGACAGGGCCACGAGCACAAACGCGGTCCAGCGCATCCGGTGCAGGCGCGCATGCGCATCGGGATGCACAGCGGTTTTAAGGATCGCTTTTGTCATCGTCTGTTTCTTTGGCGAAAAGCAGGGCTTAACGCGACCGGCAAAGACCACACAGTTAAAAAATTTGCCGTTCGGGTCTTCCGGGCGCCCCACGCCGGTCGCAGGAAGCGTATTATTCTCCATCCATGAAGTCCATTTCCCCGAACCCGGCGGCGCCCGGCGACATCAGCGAGGCGCTTTCCAGCCGCCGCATCCGCGAGATTCCGTACAACTACACCTCGTTCTCCGACCGCGAGATCGTCATCCGCTTTCTCGGCGAGGAAACCTGGCGGGTGCTCGATACCCTGCGCGGGCAGCGCCGCACCGGGCGCTCGGCGCGCATGCTGTTCGAGGTGCTGGGCGACATGTGGGTCATCACGCGCAACCCGTTCATCCAGGATGACCTGATGGAGAACCCGAAACGCTGGGAGTCGCTCACGCACGCGCTGCATCACCGCCTCGACCAGATCCTGGCGCGCGCCGAGGGCAACGAACTCGCACTCCGGCTCGAGGGCGCGGCGCGCATGGCGGTGCGCCGCTTCGAGGCCTGGCTGCCGGCGCAGAAAGAACTGCGCCGCAAGGCAGTGAAACGATTGGCCAGGGTCACCCGCCGCGACAACATCGGCTTCGACGGCATGGCGCGCGTGTCGCACGTCACCGACGCCAGCGACTGGCGCGTCGAGCTGCCGTTCGTGGTCATCACGCCCGACACCGAGGACGAAGTGGTGCACATCGTGCGCGCCTGCATCGACCTCGGGCTCACCATCATTCCGCGCGGCGGTGGCACCGGCTACACCGGCAGCGCCGTGCCGCTGTTCGCCGATACCGCCATCATCAACACCGAAAAGCTCGAAGCCCTGGGCGCGGTCGAAATGCGCGCCCTGCCCGGCGTGGCGCAACCGGTGCCGGCCGTGCGCGGCGAGGCCGGCGTGGTCACGCGGCGCGTCGCGGACATGGCGGGACGATCGGGCTACGTGTTCGCGGTCGATCCGACCTCGCAGGACGCCTCCACCCTCGGCGGCAACGTCGCCATGAACGCCGGCGGCAAGAAGGCGGTGCGCTGGGGCACGACGCTCGACAACCTCGCCTCGTGGCGCATGGTCACGCCGGACGCGCAGTGGCTCGAGGTCGAGCGTCTCGAGCACAACCTCGGCAAGATCCACGAGCAGGAAACGGTGCGCTTCCGCCTCACCCGTTACGCCGCCGACGGCCGCACGCGCGTCGGCGAACCGGCGGAACTGAAAA
The DNA window shown above is from Sulfuricaulis limicola and carries:
- a CDS encoding FMN-binding protein, producing MSAMAPVTPTSPASRAMIITLGGVALLSGFLLTLVYQLTLPYIEANQRLAVERAVFKIYPQAQTRVGVVLGANGLRPGETAARGEILAHAVYDQTGKLHGLVAEAAAHGYAGVIRLLYGWSPACQCITGISVLQSTETPGFGDKIATDPDFLANFRALDVRLNPEGSALLHPVVTVKHGTKTGAWQVDAISGATITSKAVGRMLNQSAQALLPGVARDLDKIRSKP
- the rsxE gene encoding electron transport complex subunit RsxE — translated: MANAPKPAPVTLDTFLEGIWRENPIFVMMLGMCPTLAVSNSVINAVAMGIATALVLVAAAAFASVTRKLIPHQVRLVTYVVVIATFVTIMDYVIHAISLDLYNALGAFIQLIVVNTLILGRVEGHASKRPLLPAVVNATGVGVGFVLGLFCLGAVRELLGNGSFAGWPVFGPDFQPWLVMMLPPGGFFVLGAWLLLLNGIKARGARRVAEKEATDGIG
- a CDS encoding electron transport complex protein RnfA, producing MGSDESLWTIFINAMLVNNFVLSLFLGLCSYLGVSARYNTALPMGIAVTFVMVVGSLCAYALNLILIYFDLEFLRLISYIVVIASTVQLVEMVMKKYVPAVFRALGIYLPLIATNCVVLAPPLFQTARGYDLVQSLVFSFGAGCGYILAIVLLAGLRERLQLANVPALAQGGALTVILAGFLSLAFMGFAGLGG
- a CDS encoding MFS transporter, which encodes MTKAILKTAVHPDAHARLHRMRWTAFVLVALSYMLAFFHRIAPAAIASDLQQAFSASAAALGGLAATYFYVYTAMQIPTGILADTLGPRRIVTLGGVIAAIGSVLFGYATTMTEASLGRMLIGLGVSVAFIALLKLNAAWFHDRHFGTVVGLTLVLGNVGSVLAAAPLAWALQFTTWRTVFIVLGGVSFVLAVLTWLFVRDHPGEAGLPSLRELDGHAAHPPHEGHWFEGLLTVLRNPATWPIFWMNLGMGGSFIGFAGLWAVPFLQDVYGMQRVAATQHTSLMLAGFAAGAFAVGLVSDRLGRRRPVLIATALAHLLCWPPLVLALPMSPVASYSLFLLMGLSAGSFTLSWACVKEVNPHALSGMATSVVNTGVFLGTGILQPLVGWTLDRAGTSQGAAAQYQLGILIFFACVVAGFIGSLRVRETWCRYLQR